A genomic window from Flavobacterium phycosphaerae includes:
- the tsaE gene encoding tRNA (adenosine(37)-N6)-threonylcarbamoyltransferase complex ATPase subunit type 1 TsaE translates to MEIIFSIDEIQDVARKIIAENPNKVILFHGNMGVGKTTLIKALSKELGVHDATSSPTFSLVNEYETDDKQFVYHFDVYRLKSETEALDMGIDEYLYSGNWCFIEWAEKIPNLIPEAHSVINLTQTVDGKRHLRLT, encoded by the coding sequence ATGGAAATTATATTTTCAATTGACGAAATACAAGACGTTGCGCGTAAAATTATAGCCGAAAACCCTAACAAAGTAATATTGTTTCATGGTAACATGGGCGTTGGTAAGACAACGTTAATCAAAGCTTTATCTAAAGAACTTGGCGTTCATGATGCTACCAGTAGCCCAACATTTTCACTAGTAAATGAATATGAAACCGATGACAAGCAGTTTGTGTATCACTTTGATGTGTACCGCTTGAAATCGGAGACGGAAGCTTTGGATATGGGAATAGATGAATACTTATATTCCGGAAACTGGTGCTTTATTGAATGGGCCGAGAAAATTCCGAATCTGATTCCGGAAGCCCATTCCGTTATTAATTTGACGCAAACCGTTGATGGTAAAAGACATTTAAGATTGACATAA
- a CDS encoding alanine dehydrogenase, whose amino-acid sequence MSLTPFTKQQLLPQEEKLEVYRHKSELFIGVPKETSYQERRICLTPDAVNSLTSHGHKVMIESGAGLSSSYTDKEFSDAGATITKDTKKVFGCPIILKVEPLTMEEIELVNTNAIVISAIQLKTRKTAYFEALIKKKVTALAFEYIKDEDGSYPAVKSLSEIAGTASVLIAAELMINNQFGKGLLLGNITGVPPTDVVILGAGTVGEFAAKTALGLGASVKVFDNSITKLRRLQNNLNQRIFTSTIQPKSLLKALRRCDVAIGAMRGKDRCPVVVTETMVEHMKKGAVIVDVSIDTGGCFETSEVTTHESPTFIKNNVVHYCVPNIPSRYSKTASLSISNIITPYLLQIAEDGGLESAIRCNKGLKNGVYLYHGILTNKAIGDWFNLPDNDINLIVF is encoded by the coding sequence ATGTCATTAACCCCATTCACCAAGCAGCAACTTTTACCTCAAGAGGAAAAATTAGAAGTTTACCGTCACAAAAGCGAACTTTTTATCGGCGTTCCCAAAGAAACTTCTTATCAGGAAAGACGCATTTGCTTAACGCCTGATGCTGTAAATTCGCTTACTTCGCATGGTCATAAAGTCATGATTGAATCGGGTGCCGGATTGAGTTCGAGTTATACTGACAAAGAATTTAGCGATGCCGGGGCTACCATTACAAAAGACACTAAGAAAGTTTTTGGTTGTCCAATTATATTAAAGGTAGAGCCTTTGACTATGGAAGAAATTGAATTGGTTAATACCAATGCCATAGTGATTTCGGCCATACAATTGAAAACCCGAAAGACAGCTTATTTTGAAGCGTTAATCAAGAAAAAAGTAACGGCGCTTGCCTTTGAATACATCAAAGATGAAGATGGCTCCTACCCTGCCGTAAAATCGTTAAGTGAAATTGCCGGTACCGCTTCAGTGCTTATTGCTGCCGAACTGATGATTAACAATCAATTCGGAAAAGGATTATTACTAGGTAATATTACCGGTGTTCCGCCTACCGATGTGGTTATTCTTGGAGCCGGAACGGTGGGTGAATTTGCTGCCAAAACCGCATTAGGGTTAGGTGCCAGTGTCAAAGTATTTGACAATTCGATTACCAAATTACGCCGCTTGCAAAATAATTTGAATCAAAGAATATTTACTTCTACCATACAACCTAAATCATTATTGAAAGCCTTACGCCGCTGTGACGTTGCTATTGGCGCAATGCGTGGCAAAGACCGTTGTCCTGTTGTCGTAACGGAAACTATGGTGGAGCATATGAAAAAAGGCGCCGTCATTGTAGATGTGAGCATTGATACCGGAGGTTGTTTTGAAACTTCGGAAGTGACTACACACGAATCGCCAACGTTTATCAAAAATAATGTAGTTCACTATTGTGTTCCTAATATTCCGTCGCGATATTCAAAGACCGCATCGCTTTCTATCAGCAACATTATTACGCCTTACTTATTACAAATTGCCGAAGATGGTGGTTTGGAAAGTGCCATTCGTTGTAACAAAGGTCTGAAGAACGGAGTTTATCTTTATCATGGCATTCTAACCAATAAAGCAATTGGTGATTGGTTCAATCTTCCGGACAATGATATTAATCTGATTGTTTTCTAA
- a CDS encoding phosphatidate cytidylyltransferase, whose translation MNTTLTRALSGAVYVLLLVGATLYSPYSFLLLFGLLLIFSVVEFCKLIHLKPIVPLVIATGAFILFNLNNTIKTNEILLLIAALLVSFRSLLFLFEKQSKLLDRNSKYVFLIGYLIIPIIIFTKIPFIANEYHPQVIISILTIIWTNDTFAYLVGRSIGKNKLFERVSPKKTIEGFVGGLIFSMIAGFLLAQFYLDESIIQWILIAVIVSAFGTLGDLIESKFKRNAGVKDSGNIMPGHGGFLDRLDSIIFAAPFVYLFYQILYYVS comes from the coding sequence ATGAACACAACTTTAACCAGAGCCCTTTCGGGAGCCGTTTATGTCCTCCTTCTAGTTGGCGCTACGTTATACTCTCCGTATAGTTTTTTATTGCTGTTTGGTTTGCTGCTTATTTTTTCTGTGGTCGAATTTTGCAAACTAATTCACTTAAAACCTATAGTTCCGTTGGTAATTGCTACTGGTGCTTTTATCCTTTTCAATTTAAACAACACTATAAAAACCAATGAAATCTTGTTGCTTATAGCGGCATTATTGGTCTCGTTCAGATCGTTGTTATTTCTTTTTGAAAAGCAAAGCAAACTCTTAGACCGCAATTCCAAGTATGTTTTCCTGATTGGTTATCTTATCATTCCCATCATCATTTTTACCAAAATTCCGTTTATTGCCAATGAGTATCATCCACAGGTTATCATAAGCATACTGACGATAATTTGGACCAATGATACGTTCGCTTATTTGGTGGGAAGAAGTATTGGTAAGAATAAACTTTTCGAAAGAGTATCCCCAAAGAAAACCATCGAAGGTTTTGTTGGCGGACTGATTTTTTCAATGATTGCCGGTTTTTTATTGGCTCAATTTTATTTAGACGAATCCATCATACAATGGATATTGATTGCCGTCATCGTAAGTGCTTTTGGCACATTAGGAGACTTAATCGAATCAAAATTCAAACGCAATGCGGGCGTTAAAGACAGTGGCAACATTATGCCCGGTCATGGCGGTTTTCTAGATCGCTTGGATAGTATTATATTTGCAGCACCATTTGTCTATTTGTTTTATCAAATTTTATATTATGTTTCATAA
- a CDS encoding LUD domain-containing protein codes for MSLFRKFFGAGNDASDEESQSEFNNTPSSFSLLPVDEKFTYNFKKNGGKFLYCENLNEVKDQFLNILEENDWFECEALCYETKLFSMLDENKLSYDKPENPKFLFASCENLIADEGSVLFSSNQIKQNKPNDLPINIIILATTSQILETKSDGLRVIKKKYDKDYPTNITTIKYFEKAKDEDFLQYGSTAKNLYLLLLEDL; via the coding sequence ATGAGTCTTTTCAGAAAATTTTTTGGCGCTGGTAACGATGCCTCTGACGAAGAAAGTCAAAGCGAATTCAACAATACTCCTTCCAGCTTTTCGCTACTGCCTGTAGATGAAAAGTTTACTTATAATTTCAAAAAAAATGGCGGTAAGTTTTTATATTGTGAAAACTTAAACGAAGTAAAAGACCAGTTTTTAAACATACTCGAAGAAAATGATTGGTTCGAATGTGAAGCACTTTGTTATGAAACTAAATTGTTCAGCATGCTCGATGAAAATAAATTGAGTTATGACAAACCTGAAAATCCAAAATTTTTATTTGCCAGTTGTGAAAACTTAATTGCTGATGAAGGTTCGGTGCTGTTTTCTTCGAATCAAATCAAACAAAACAAACCGAATGATTTGCCGATAAACATTATAATTTTGGCCACTACCAGTCAGATTTTAGAAACCAAAAGCGACGGACTTCGTGTCATCAAAAAGAAATACGATAAAGATTACCCAACCAATATTACTACCATAAAATATTTCGAAAAAGCAAAAGACGAAGATTTCCTGCAATACGGAAGCACAGCCAAAAATTTATATCTTTTGCTGCTAGAAGATTTATAG
- a CDS encoding MBL fold metallo-hydrolase: MKLEQIYTGCIAEAAYYITSQGEAAIVDPLRETQPYLERLERDGVKLKYIFETHFHADFVSGHVDLAKKTGATIVYGPTNMQTGFDMHVGHDGEIFNLGGMQIKLIHTPGHTMESSCFLIIDEDEEERGIITGDTLFIGDVGRPDLAQHVIADLTQDKLARHLYHSLRDKIMPLSDDLIVYPNHGAGSACGKMMSKETTDTLGNQKKTNYALNPKLSEDEFVVAILTGLTPPPQYFPKNVLMNIQGYESLDTVIHRGQKPFDVKTFEIVANETLALILDTRKASEFAKGFIPNSINIGLESNFAMWVGELIPDLKQQILIVAENQEKVQETIIRLSRVGYDYAIGYLEGGFEAWANAGKEIDNVNRITPDDLVILEEIHETPIFDVRKESEFQSEHIVGAINIPLNRISDYLSEIPKDKYFVIHCAGGYRSMIAASILKQRGFENFSDVIGGFNEIKLTDIPITAYVCPITLL; the protein is encoded by the coding sequence ATGAAACTAGAGCAAATTTATACCGGATGCATAGCCGAAGCCGCTTACTATATTACTTCTCAAGGGGAAGCTGCCATAGTAGACCCACTTCGTGAAACCCAACCTTATTTGGAAAGACTTGAACGTGACGGCGTAAAGTTGAAGTACATTTTTGAAACCCATTTTCATGCCGATTTTGTTTCAGGACATGTTGATTTAGCCAAAAAAACGGGAGCTACAATTGTTTATGGACCGACAAATATGCAAACAGGATTTGACATGCATGTGGGACATGATGGAGAAATTTTCAATTTAGGCGGTATGCAAATTAAACTCATACATACGCCCGGACATACTATGGAAAGTTCTTGTTTTTTAATCATTGATGAAGATGAGGAAGAACGCGGAATCATAACCGGTGACACTTTATTTATTGGAGATGTAGGACGTCCTGATTTGGCGCAACACGTTATTGCCGATTTAACGCAGGATAAACTGGCTAGACATTTATACCACTCTTTACGTGATAAAATTATGCCACTCTCTGATGATTTGATAGTCTATCCCAATCACGGTGCCGGAAGTGCTTGTGGCAAAATGATGAGTAAAGAAACAACAGATACACTCGGGAATCAAAAGAAAACCAATTATGCCTTAAACCCCAAACTGTCTGAAGACGAATTTGTTGTAGCTATCTTAACCGGATTAACACCACCACCACAATATTTTCCAAAAAATGTCTTGATGAATATCCAAGGGTATGAATCGTTGGATACCGTTATCCATCGCGGTCAAAAGCCTTTTGATGTAAAAACTTTTGAAATTGTTGCCAATGAAACGCTGGCTTTGATTTTGGATACTCGAAAAGCCTCAGAATTTGCCAAAGGATTTATTCCAAACAGCATCAATATCGGACTGGAAAGTAATTTTGCCATGTGGGTTGGCGAGTTGATTCCCGATTTGAAACAACAGATTTTAATTGTAGCCGAAAATCAGGAAAAGGTTCAGGAAACCATTATACGGTTGTCGCGTGTAGGGTATGATTATGCTATTGGTTATCTCGAAGGAGGTTTCGAAGCTTGGGCAAATGCGGGAAAAGAAATTGATAACGTAAACAGAATTACTCCGGATGATTTAGTTATTTTAGAAGAAATTCATGAAACCCCCATTTTTGATGTGAGAAAAGAAAGTGAATTTCAATCCGAACATATTGTTGGTGCTATTAATATTCCTTTAAATAGAATTAGTGATTATCTTTCTGAAATACCAAAAGACAAGTATTTTGTTATTCATTGTGCCGGAGGGTACAGAAGCATGATTGCGGCTTCCATTTTAAAACAGCGAGGATTTGAGAATTTCTCGGATGTTATAGGAGGATTTAATGAAATCAAACTAACCGATATACCAATAACAGCTTACGTTTGTCCGATAACACTGTTGTGA
- a CDS encoding phosphatidylserine decarboxylase family protein, which translates to MFHKEGGKIIAIATSLTVIIFLLSHKFVSDIFWLEKGIQVVTLFFLIMILQFFRNPKRTVEINDNHIIAPVDGKVVVIEEVFEEEYFKDKRLQVSIFMSPINVHVTRYAANGKIKFSKYHPGKYLVAWHPKASTENERTTVVIETKEFGEILYRQIAGALARRIVNYAEEGQQVVQGEDAGFIKFGSRVDIYLPLGTKINVQLNEKAIGGKTIVATT; encoded by the coding sequence ATGTTTCATAAAGAAGGCGGAAAAATTATTGCAATAGCAACCTCGTTAACGGTTATTATTTTTCTTTTATCACACAAATTCGTTTCCGATATTTTCTGGTTGGAAAAAGGAATTCAGGTTGTTACCTTATTTTTCTTAATCATGATTTTACAATTCTTTCGAAATCCGAAAAGAACAGTTGAAATTAATGACAATCACATCATAGCTCCTGTGGATGGGAAAGTAGTAGTAATTGAAGAAGTTTTTGAAGAAGAATATTTCAAAGACAAACGTTTGCAGGTTTCCATTTTTATGTCGCCAATCAACGTCCATGTTACTAGATACGCTGCTAACGGAAAAATCAAATTCAGCAAATACCATCCCGGAAAATATTTAGTAGCCTGGCATCCGAAAGCCAGTACTGAAAACGAAAGAACTACGGTAGTAATCGAGACCAAAGAATTTGGTGAAATACTATACCGCCAGATTGCCGGTGCTTTGGCCAGAAGAATTGTTAACTATGCCGAAGAAGGACAACAAGTTGTGCAAGGAGAAGATGCCGGATTTATAAAGTTTGGTTCCAGAGTAGATATCTATTTGCCCTTGGGAACTAAAATAAATGTACAGTTGAATGAAAAAGCTATAGGAGGAAAAACCATAGTAGCTACCACATAA
- a CDS encoding M13 family metallopeptidase, whose translation MQLKTKLTISALTALLMVSCSKKEIQFEDPLITNRDTTVSPADDFFHYANGGWFKKHPIPNSESSNGIFRMIGDTINAQIKDICEKSAKNEDAAKGSNEQKIGDFYASGMDTLTIEKAGLKPLAMQFAKIQAIQDVPSLMNTIGYLHTIGASPAFSFYVSQDDKISSKHAIFFSQGGLGLGNRDYYFNTDEQTLKIRSEYVKHLQKMMQLMGEDAALSQKSSNIILTLETDLAKISRKLEALRDPVKNYNKMSLSQFKATTPNIAWENVLPQLGIATADTVIVGQPEFYKGLNKMVKDYSIEDWKTYLKWDLVNSYASYLNNAIEKQNFAFYSTVMNGVKEQKPRWKRIVEQTDGALGELVGQVYVADYLPKGSKEKLLEIGNNIRDVYAEHIKKLDWMSDVTKQKALKKLSKIVMKVGYPDKWKDMSSVVINRNTYCANVMAANKWSYNYMVKKFGQPVDRTEWSMYPQTYNAYYNPSNNEIVVPACNILVPGYEGRMPDDAILYGIIGGSTFGHEITHGFDDQGSQYDENGNLKNWWTAEDLAKFQQKTKLIVEQFNKFEPLKGKFVNGDATQGENIADLGGVVMGFEAFKKSLQYKNKEKISGLTPEQRYFLAYGYAWMVHAKDEALARQIMTDVHSPAQYRINGPLMNIPEFYKAFNIKPGSKMYQPDNLRVVIW comes from the coding sequence ATGCAATTAAAAACCAAACTTACAATCAGTGCGCTGACCGCTTTACTTATGGTTAGCTGCAGCAAAAAAGAAATACAATTTGAAGATCCATTAATCACCAATCGCGATACCACCGTTAGTCCTGCGGATGATTTCTTCCATTATGCCAATGGCGGATGGTTTAAAAAACATCCTATTCCAAACAGCGAAAGCAGTAACGGAATTTTCAGAATGATTGGCGATACCATTAACGCTCAAATCAAAGATATTTGCGAAAAATCGGCTAAGAATGAAGATGCAGCTAAAGGAAGTAACGAACAAAAAATCGGTGATTTCTATGCTTCCGGAATGGACACGCTAACTATTGAAAAAGCAGGATTAAAACCATTGGCAATGCAATTTGCTAAAATCCAAGCCATACAAGATGTGCCTTCATTGATGAATACCATTGGCTATCTTCATACTATTGGAGCCAGCCCGGCGTTTTCATTTTATGTGAGCCAAGATGATAAAATCAGTTCTAAACATGCAATATTCTTTAGTCAAGGAGGTTTAGGATTGGGCAATAGAGATTACTACTTCAATACTGATGAACAAACTTTAAAAATCAGATCGGAATATGTAAAGCATTTGCAAAAAATGATGCAGTTAATGGGTGAGGATGCAGCTTTATCTCAAAAATCTTCTAATATCATTTTGACTTTAGAAACTGATTTGGCTAAGATAAGTCGAAAACTGGAAGCACTTCGTGACCCTGTTAAGAATTACAACAAAATGTCTTTATCACAATTCAAAGCAACAACTCCGAATATTGCTTGGGAAAATGTATTGCCTCAATTGGGCATTGCAACAGCCGATACAGTAATCGTTGGTCAGCCTGAGTTTTATAAAGGATTGAATAAAATGGTTAAAGATTACTCCATCGAAGATTGGAAAACCTATTTAAAATGGGATTTGGTTAACAGTTATGCTTCTTATTTGAACAATGCTATCGAGAAACAAAATTTTGCCTTTTATTCAACTGTAATGAATGGGGTGAAAGAACAAAAGCCAAGATGGAAACGCATTGTAGAGCAAACGGATGGTGCTTTAGGAGAATTAGTTGGGCAGGTTTATGTTGCTGATTATTTACCAAAAGGTTCTAAAGAAAAACTGTTAGAAATTGGAAATAACATCAGAGATGTCTATGCCGAGCATATCAAAAAACTCGATTGGATGAGCGATGTCACTAAACAAAAAGCGTTGAAAAAATTAAGCAAAATTGTAATGAAAGTGGGGTACCCTGACAAGTGGAAGGACATGAGTTCAGTGGTAATCAACAGAAATACTTATTGTGCCAATGTTATGGCGGCTAATAAATGGAGCTATAATTATATGGTGAAGAAATTCGGGCAACCTGTAGACAGAACCGAGTGGAGCATGTATCCGCAAACTTACAATGCTTATTACAACCCAAGTAACAACGAAATTGTAGTTCCGGCCTGTAACATTTTGGTTCCGGGATACGAAGGAAGAATGCCGGATGATGCTATCTTGTATGGAATTATTGGTGGTTCTACTTTTGGGCACGAAATCACTCATGGTTTTGACGACCAAGGAAGTCAATATGATGAAAATGGTAATTTGAAAAACTGGTGGACGGCTGAAGATTTAGCCAAGTTCCAACAAAAAACAAAACTGATAGTGGAGCAGTTCAACAAATTTGAACCTTTGAAAGGGAAATTCGTAAACGGAGATGCTACTCAAGGTGAAAACATTGCCGATTTGGGTGGTGTGGTAATGGGTTTTGAAGCTTTCAAGAAATCGCTTCAGTACAAAAACAAAGAAAAAATAAGCGGGTTAACACCGGAACAAAGATATTTCTTGGCTTATGGTTATGCTTGGATGGTTCATGCCAAAGACGAAGCCTTAGCCCGTCAAATCATGACCGATGTGCATTCGCCGGCACAGTATAGAATTAATGGGCCGTTGATGAATATACCGGAGTTTTACAAAGCGTTTAACATCAAACCGGGTAGTAAAATGTACCAACCGGATAACTTGAGAGTAGTTATTTGGTAA
- a CDS encoding DUF4258 domain-containing protein produces MKFYQRLAYYLVGFVIGMFFVAMVLSGKDTRCNYFPNARVLNDIRNKPFLYDIEASRRLSEDWVDTIDVKNTLTEGDVDFDRSNKPIDGGKLYIVYGKTKKNKEITLEIINYPEKAVLRNIIKKDK; encoded by the coding sequence ATGAAATTTTACCAACGATTAGCCTACTATCTGGTAGGTTTTGTTATAGGGATGTTTTTTGTGGCTATGGTTCTTAGCGGAAAAGATACCCGATGTAACTACTTTCCCAACGCAAGAGTGCTGAATGACATTAGAAACAAACCTTTCCTCTACGACATTGAAGCCTCCAGACGACTGAGTGAAGATTGGGTAGATACTATAGATGTTAAAAATACTTTGACTGAGGGAGATGTAGATTTTGACAGAAGTAACAAACCCATAGACGGCGGCAAATTATACATCGTTTATGGTAAGACTAAAAAGAATAAAGAAATCACCTTAGAAATCATTAATTATCCTGAGAAAGCTGTTTTAAGAAACATTATTAAAAAGGATAAATAA
- a CDS encoding superoxide dismutase has translation MKNIFSFALCFSFIFLMPSCKRKKLEEVVEVPLPSAEEKVTIGQPDDVTADEGQFPLGKLPYEYNALMPSIDILTMEVHYSKHYLTYTNNLNKLVAADATLADLSIEDILKKADMTTSNDLRNNAGGYYNHTLFWEGMAPKSGGQPKDTLATIIDRDFGSFDTFKNQFVDAAEKQFGSGWAWLVVDKAGKLVVTSTPNQDNPLMPKQTISGTPILNLDVWEHAYYLDYRYKRKKYIENFFKIINWKKVSERYEEATAKK, from the coding sequence ATGAAGAATATTTTTTCATTTGCCTTGTGCTTTTCTTTTATTTTTTTGATGCCTTCCTGCAAAAGAAAAAAACTGGAAGAAGTAGTAGAAGTACCGCTCCCATCGGCAGAAGAGAAAGTAACTATTGGCCAACCCGATGATGTAACTGCTGATGAAGGTCAGTTTCCTTTAGGCAAATTACCTTATGAATACAATGCGCTGATGCCGAGCATTGACATCCTTACAATGGAAGTGCACTATTCAAAACATTATTTAACTTACACCAACAATTTAAACAAATTAGTAGCTGCTGATGCCACGTTAGCCGACTTGTCTATTGAAGACATCCTGAAAAAAGCAGACATGACCACCAGTAATGATTTACGAAATAATGCCGGTGGTTATTACAATCACACCTTGTTTTGGGAAGGTATGGCACCTAAATCAGGCGGGCAACCCAAAGATACTTTGGCTACGATTATTGACAGAGACTTTGGTTCTTTTGATACTTTTAAAAATCAATTTGTTGATGCAGCCGAAAAACAATTCGGTTCCGGTTGGGCATGGCTTGTTGTTGATAAAGCGGGGAAACTCGTGGTAACTAGCACACCAAATCAAGACAATCCGTTGATGCCAAAACAAACGATTTCAGGCACACCCATTTTAAATTTAGATGTTTGGGAACACGCTTACTATTTAGATTATCGTTACAAACGGAAAAAATATATTGAGAATTTCTTCAAAATCATCAATTGGAAAAAAGTTTCCGAGCGTTATGAAGAAGCTACTGCAAAAAAATAA
- the porX gene encoding T9SS response regulator signal transducer PorX produces the protein MDKIKILWVDDEIDLLKPHILFLENKNYKVTTYNNGRDAIDAYEDGNFDIVFLDENMPGMSGLETLSEMKEKKSSTPVIMITKSEEEYIMEEAIGSKIADYLIKPVNPNQILLSLKKNLDHSRLVSEKTTLDYQKEFRKIAMEMAMVNNYEDWVELYKKLIFWELELENINDQSMVEILESQKVEANVQFGKFIERNYEDWFEPKANKPIQSHTLFRELVVPELVKKDKPVLFIVIDNLRYDQWKAMENTVSNHYKLEKEIPYFASLPTATQYARNSIFSGLTPLEMEKQFPQYWKNDVEDGGKNLYEAEFLTAHLKRLGLNIKQDYFKITNLASGKKLAENFKGLKDNNLVTVVYNFVDMLSHAKTEMDVVKELASDDKAYRSLTLSWFKNSPLLEIIQQGQKLGFKLIITTDHGTINVKNPSKVIGDKNTSLNLRYKTGRSLTYEDKDVYAAKDPKKIGLPTINMSSSYIFAKNDLFLAYVNNYNHYVSYYRNTYQHGGISLEEMIVPFLVFNPK, from the coding sequence ATGGACAAGATCAAAATACTTTGGGTTGATGACGAGATTGATTTGCTCAAACCACACATATTATTTTTAGAAAACAAAAACTATAAGGTAACGACCTACAACAATGGTCGTGATGCCATTGACGCTTATGAAGACGGCAACTTCGACATAGTATTCTTGGATGAAAACATGCCCGGAATGAGCGGATTGGAAACCCTTTCGGAAATGAAAGAAAAAAAATCTTCAACCCCGGTAATTATGATTACCAAAAGTGAGGAAGAATATATAATGGAAGAAGCCATAGGTTCTAAAATTGCTGACTACCTCATTAAGCCGGTAAATCCGAATCAAATTTTATTGAGTTTGAAAAAAAATCTGGATCATTCCCGTTTGGTTTCGGAAAAGACGACTCTAGATTATCAAAAAGAATTCCGCAAAATTGCTATGGAAATGGCGATGGTCAACAACTATGAAGACTGGGTTGAATTGTATAAAAAATTGATTTTTTGGGAATTAGAACTCGAAAACATCAACGACCAAAGTATGGTGGAAATTTTGGAAAGCCAAAAAGTGGAAGCCAATGTACAATTTGGCAAATTCATTGAGCGCAATTATGAAGATTGGTTTGAACCCAAAGCGAATAAACCAATACAATCTCACACCTTGTTCAGAGAATTGGTCGTACCCGAATTGGTTAAAAAAGACAAACCCGTTTTATTTATAGTGATTGATAATCTTCGTTATGACCAATGGAAAGCCATGGAAAATACGGTGTCAAATCATTATAAACTGGAAAAAGAAATTCCTTATTTTGCCAGTTTACCTACAGCAACCCAATACGCCAGAAACTCTATTTTCTCCGGTTTAACACCATTAGAAATGGAAAAACAGTTTCCTCAATACTGGAAAAATGACGTGGAAGACGGTGGAAAAAACCTTTATGAAGCTGAATTTTTAACAGCTCATTTAAAACGTTTAGGATTAAACATCAAACAGGATTATTTCAAAATTACCAATTTGGCCAGTGGAAAAAAATTGGCGGAAAACTTCAAAGGACTTAAAGATAACAACCTGGTTACCGTGGTCTATAACTTTGTGGATATGCTTTCTCATGCTAAAACCGAAATGGATGTCGTAAAAGAGTTGGCTTCGGATGACAAAGCTTATCGTTCGCTGACCTTGAGTTGGTTTAAAAATTCACCTTTACTGGAAATTATTCAGCAAGGACAAAAATTAGGTTTTAAATTGATTATCACCACTGATCACGGAACAATAAACGTTAAGAATCCATCCAAAGTGATTGGAGACAAAAACACCAGTTTAAATCTTCGTTACAAAACCGGACGCAGTCTTACTTATGAAGACAAAGACGTTTATGCCGCAAAAGATCCTAAGAAAATTGGTTTACCAACCATTAATATGAGCAGCTCTTATATCTTTGCCAAAAATGATTTGTTCTTGGCTTACGTAAACAATTACAATCATTATGTGAGTTATTACAGAAACACTTATCAGCATGGAGGCATTTCGCTGGAGGAGATGATAGTCCCATTTTTAGTTTTTAACCCAAAATAG
- a CDS encoding acyl-CoA-binding protein produces MSEKELEIRFQEAVEIASKMTQSSLPQDVQLRLYAYYKQATSGTIDHNNTANFDLRNAFKTNAWMQISHLSIDEAKELYVEAINEIAKNNK; encoded by the coding sequence ATGTCTGAAAAAGAATTAGAAATTCGTTTTCAGGAAGCGGTAGAAATTGCTTCCAAAATGACACAGTCATCACTGCCACAAGATGTACAGTTGCGGTTGTATGCCTATTACAAACAAGCCACTTCAGGGACAATTGATCATAACAACACGGCAAATTTTGATTTAAGAAATGCATTTAAAACCAATGCGTGGATGCAAATCAGTCATTTGAGTATTGATGAAGCTAAAGAATTATACGTAGAAGCCATCAACGAGATTGCAAAAAATAATAAATAA